Proteins encoded in a region of the Sander lucioperca isolate FBNREF2018 chromosome 18, SLUC_FBN_1.2, whole genome shotgun sequence genome:
- the si:dkey-87k14.1 gene encoding leucine-rich repeat transmembrane protein FLRT2 produces the protein MEIQWRLWSKDWVSFIRPWIPILLGLHLQFSRASNCPEECRCDRTFVYCNERSLTSVPLGIGEGYKTLYLHNNQINNAGFPLELHHVASVETVFLYGNQLDEFPINLPKNVRVLHLQENNIQTISRAALAQLLWLEELHLDDNSISTVGVEEGAFREAVSLKMLFLTKNHMSSVPIGLPDDLKELRLDENRIAVIAEEAFSNVTRLQRLLLDGNLLTDEGIAPGTFQNLVTLRELSLARNSLTYPPPFLPGEVLVKLNFQENQINGIPARAFAGLHKLERLDISNNQLQSLTEGVFDGLVSLRQLTVRNNLWLCDCSIQWVVSWLKSLPASLNVRGFMCHKPEKFRGMVIRELSAELVQCPRSTATPTLSTSPADTALIPSLPSSSDSPLVTQFVSSSSSRQPFPTFPTLYPVYSTREGGLRTKQPLDPRRETLQVTFAILNGSAIHVSWVAAFPVTAYKVTWARMGPSLTGDTVRERMVGGKHRGIRLANLEPKSTYRICVIPLDAFNNYRPKDDTVCTEAMTTAASFSPDNNKRPSGPEQATQQEPSSPFLLAGLIGGAVILVLVVLLSIFCWHMHKKSRSKSSTKWKYNRGRRKDDYCEAGTKKDNSILEMTETSFQVVSLNNEQLLKGDFHIQPIYTPNGGIGFRDCPLENNSTVYCKNNVQDADFCGT, from the coding sequence ATGGAGATACAGTGGCGTTTGTGGAGTAAGGACTGGGTCTCCTTTATACGGCCATGGATACCTATACTGTTAGGCCTTCACCTCCAGTTCTCCCGGGCCTCCAACTGTCCCGAGGAGTGCCGCTGTGATCGCACTTTTGTTTACTGCAATGAGCGGAGCCTGACCTCAGTGCCTCTGGGAATTGGTGAGGGTTATAAGACCCTTTACCTCCACAACAACCAAATCAATAATGCTGGTTTTCCCTTGGAGCTCCATCACGTGGCTTCAGTGGAAACTGTGTTTCTCTATGGCAACCAGCTGGATGAGTTCCCCATCAACCTGCCCAAAAATGTAAGGGTTCTCCATCTGCAGGAGAACAACATTCAGACCATCTCCAGAGCAGCTCTGGCTCAGCTTCTTTGGCTGGAAGAGCTACATTTGGATGATAACTCCATTTCTACTGTAGGGGTGGAGGAAGGGGCCTTCCGTGAGGCCGTAAGCCTGAAGATGCTCTTTCTCACCAAAAACCACATGAGCAGTGTGCCTATTGGTCTTCCAGATGATCTAAAAGAGTTGCGATTGGACGAGAACCGGATTGCGGTTATCGCAGAGGAAGCATTTAGTAATGTCACCCGCCTGCAGCGCCTTCTGTTGGACGGGAACCTGTTGACGGATGAAGGGATTGCACCAGGGACCTTTCAGAACCTGGTCACCCTTAGGGAGCTGTCCCTGGCCCGCAACTCGCTCACATACCCTCCCCCGTTCCTCCCAGGGGAGGTGCTCGTCAAATTAAACTTTCAGGAAAATCAGATAAACGGGATCCCTGCCAGAGCATTCGCAGGGTTGCACAAGCTGGAGCGGCTGGATATTTCTAACAACCAGCTGCAGTCGTTGACCGAGGGGGTCTTCGATGGCCTTGTCAGTCTCAGACAGCTCACTGTTCGGAACAACCTTTGGCTGTGCGACTGCAGCATCCAATGGGTGGTGTCATGGCTTAAATCTCTGCCGGCCTCGCTCAATGTGCGCGGCTTCATGTGCCATAAACCTGAAAAGTTCCGGGGCATGGTGATCAGAGAGCTGAGTGCCGAGCTGGTCCAGTGCCCGCGGAGCACAGCGACGCCAACGCTGTCCACTTCACCGGCTGACACTGCTTTGATCCCATCCCTGCCATCCTCCTCAGACTCCCCCCTGGTCACTCAGTttgtttcctcctcctcctccaggcaACCCTTCCCCACATTTCCAACCCTCTACCCTGTCTACTCAACCAGAGAGGGGGGGTTGAGGACTAAGCAACCTCTGGACCCCAGGAGGGAAACTTTGCAGGTCACGTTTGCCATACTGAATGGCTCGGCTATCCACGTCAGCTGGGTGGCTGCCTTTCCAGTCACTGCCTACAAAGTGACCTGGGCCAGGATGGGCCCCAGTCTGACAGGGGACACCGTCAGGGAGAGGATGGTGGGTGGGAAACACCGGGGGATCCGACTGGCTAACCTTGAGCCAAAGTCCACCTATCGGATCTGTGTCATTCCCTTGGATGCGTTCAATAATTACCGGCCCAAAGATGATACTGTGTGCACGGAGGCCATGACTACAGCGGCCTCTTTCAGCCCCGACAACAACAAAAGACCATCTGGGCCGGAGCAGGCCACACAACAGGAACCCAGCTCGCCTTTCTTGCTCGCTGGACTGATTGGCGGGGCCGTGATTCTGGTGCTGGTGGTACTCCTCAGCATCTTCTGCTGGCACATGCACAAGAAGAGCCGCTCCAAGTCCTCCACCAAGTGGAAATACAACCGGGGTCGGAGAAAAGATGACTATTGCGAAGCAGGCACCAAGAAAGATAATTCCATCCTGGAAATGACTGAGACTAGCTTCCAGGTAGTCTCACTTAACAACGAACAGCTCCTCAAGGGAGATTTCCACATTCAGCCTATTTACACCCCTAATGGGGGCATCGGCTTCCGAGACTGCCCCCTGGAGAATAACAGCACAGTTTACTGCAAGAACAATGTTCAGGATGCAGACTTTTGTGGCACATGA